A genomic segment from Pseudostreptobacillus hongkongensis encodes:
- a CDS encoding cupin domain-containing protein has protein sequence MKNEYGENVDILFNNNIKVERIESFSNTTGYMSDEKDEFVYLLEGEAILEIYGKESKLYKDSYIFIPKNTVHRVTYTSYDCRWLCIFLKGEI, from the coding sequence ATGAAAAATGAATATGGAGAAAATGTTGATATACTTTTTAATAATAATATAAAAGTAGAAAGAATAGAATCATTTTCAAATACTACAGGGTATATGTCTGATGAAAAAGATGAATTTGTTTATTTACTTGAGGGAGAGGCTATACTTGAAATATATGGTAAAGAAAGCAAGCTATACAAAGATTCATATATATTTATACCTAAAAATACAGTTCATAGAGTTACTTATACAAGTTATGATTGTAGATGGCTTTGTATATTTTTAAAAGGAGAAATATGA